One Microtus pennsylvanicus isolate mMicPen1 chromosome 3, mMicPen1.hap1, whole genome shotgun sequence DNA window includes the following coding sequences:
- the Klf4 gene encoding Krueppel-like factor 4: MRQPPGESDMAVSDALLPSFSTFASGPAGREKTLRPAGAPNNRWREELSHMKRLPPLPGRPYDLAATVATDLESGGAGAACSSNNPALLPRRETEEFNDLLDLDFILSNSLSHQESVAATVTTSASASSSSSPASSGPASAPSTCSFSYPIRAGGDPGVAAGNTGGGLLYPRESAPPPTAPFNLADINDVSPSGGFVAELLRPELDPVYIPPQQPQPPGGGLMGKFVLKASLSTPGSEYSSPSVISVSKGSPDGSHPVVVAPYSGGPPRMCPKIKQESVSSCTVGRSLETHLGAGPQLSNGHRPSTHDFSLGRQLPTRTTPTMSPEELLSSRDCHPGLPLPPGFHPHAGPNYPPFLPDQMQSQVPSLHYQELMPPGSCLPEEPKPKRGRRSWPRKRTATHTCDYAGCGKTYTKSSHLKAHLRTHTGEKPYHCDWDGCGWKFARSDELTRHYRKHTGHRPFQCQKCDRAFSRSDHLALHMKRHF; encoded by the exons ATGAG GCAGCCACCTGGCGAGTCTGACATGGCTGTCAGCGACGCTCTGCTCCCGTCCTTCTCCACGTTCGCGTCCGGCCCGGCGGGAAGGGAGAAGACACTGCGTCCAGCAGGTGCCCCGAATAAC CGTTGGCGAGAGGAGCTCTCTCACATGAAGCGACTTCCCCCACTTCCCGGCCGCCCCTACGACCTGGCGGCGACGGTGGCCACAGACCTGGAGAGTGGTGGAGCTGGAGCAGCTTGCAGCAGTAACAATCCGGCCCTCCTGCCTCGGAGGGAGACCGAGGAGTTCAACGATCTCCTGGACCTAGACTTTATCCTCTCCAACTCGCTATCCCACCAGGAATCGGTGGCCGCCACTGTGACCACCTCGGCCTCAGCTTCATCCTCGTCCTCCCCGGCGAGCAGCGGCCCTGCCAGCGCGCCCTCCACCTGCAGCTTCAGTTATCCGATCCGGGCCGGAGGTGACCCGGGCGTGGCTGCCGGCAACACAGGTGGAGGGCTCCTCTACCCGCGAGAGTCTGCGCCACCTCCCACGGCCCCCTTCAACCTGGCGGACATCAATGACGTGAGCCCCTCGGGCGGCTTCGTGGCCGAGCTCCTGCGGCCGGAGTTGGACCCAGTGTACATTCCGCCACAGCAGCCTCAGCCGCCAGGTGGCGGGCTGATGGGCAAGTTTGTGCTGAAGGCGTCGCTGAGCACCCCTGGCAGCGAGTACAGCAGCCCGTCGGTCATCAGTGTTAGCAAAGGCAGCCCGGACGGCAGCCACCCTGTGGTGGTGGCGCCCTACAGCGGTGGCCCGCCGCGCATGTGCCCAAAGATTAAGCAAGAGTCGGTCTCCTCCTGCACAGTCGGTCGGTCCCTAGAGACCCACTTAGGCGCTGGACCCCAGCTCAGCAATGGCCACCGGCCCAGCACACACGACTTTTCCCTGGGGCGGCAACTCCCCACCAGGACTACCCCTACCATGAGTCCCGAGGAACTGCTGAGCAGCAGGGACTGTCACCCTGGCCTGCCTCTTCCGCCAGGATTTCATCCCCATGCGGGGCCCAACTACCCTCCTTTCCTGCCAGACCAGATGCAGTCTCAAGTCCCATCTCTCCATTACCAAG AACTCATGCCACCGGGTTCCTGCCTGCCAGAGGAGCCCAAGCCAAAGAGGGGAAGAAGGTCGTGGCCCCGGAAAAGAACGGCCACCCACACTTGTGACTATGCAGGCTGTGGCAAAACCTATACAAAGAGTTCTCATCTCAAGGCACACCTTCGAACTCACACAG gtGAGAAACCTTACCACTGTGACTGGGATGGCTGTGGGTGGAAATTCGCCCGCTCGGATGAACTGACCAGGCACTACCGCAAACACACAGGGCACCGTCCCTTTCAGTGCCAAAAGTGCGACAGGGCCTTTTCCCGGTCGGACCACCTCGCCTTACACATGAAGAGGCACTTTTAA